One Triticum dicoccoides isolate Atlit2015 ecotype Zavitan chromosome 5B, WEW_v2.0, whole genome shotgun sequence genomic window carries:
- the LOC119307419 gene encoding F-box/LRR-repeat protein 14-like: MEDLPEALLTEILKRITRTSDLKSFTLVSKQLCKIEGDQRGAIHVGSGVCTATKALASLCARFPNLRKVEIDYSGWIPGHGKQLDNKGLSVFSSHCSSLIDLTLSFCSCIDDSGLACLAYCKTLVSLRLNSAPEITSVGLFSVAVGCTNLSALHLTDCENIDNVEWLEYLGRHGSLEELVVKNCKGINHHDFLKFDSGWMKLQKFEFERKRERFDCLPGDVIYDSLYDAHSMDAYDFCCESLKDLRLAHIKTWPEVGLRILLGKCKALEKLCLEYVHALNDNDMIALSRSCSNLKSILLRLNLQRYSSDVSYCETRTSFTDASLYALALNCRMLQMVDLSFTGCSPDWPSEIGFTQQGFLVLIRSCPIRVLVLNNANFFDDEGMKALSSSPHLETLELILCHAVTDAGMHFIAHTPCLSNLTLRVCHHITDVGVAELGRAHKLESLVIEYCGEVSPQAAQVVAKSVHYSKDCSDALMKRIGLGIY, translated from the coding sequence ATGGAGGACCTACCAGAGGCTCTGCTGACAGAGATTCTCAAGAGGATCACCAGGACAAGTGATCTCAAGTCTTTTACCCTTGTGTCAAAGCAGCTCTGCAAGATAGAGGGGGATCAAAGGGGTGCTATCCATGTTGGTTCCGGTGTTTGCACTGCTACAAAAGCACTGGCATCATTGTGCGCCCGGTTCCCAAATCTGCGGAAAGTGGAAATCGATTACTCTGGCTGGATACCTGGACATGGAAAGCAGCTGGACAACAAAGGCCTCTCTGTGTTTTCATCTCACTGTTCCTCGCTGATTGACCTCACCTTAAGCTTCTGCTCATGCATCGATGACTCTGGGCTTGCTTGTTTAGCTTATTGCAAGACATTGGTGTCTCTCAGGCTCAACTCCGCACCAGAAATAACGTCAGTTGGGCTTTTCTCGGTTGCAGTTGGTTGCACAAATCTATCTGCTCTCCACCTTACTGATTGCGAGAACATCGACAATGTAGAGTGGCTGGAATACCTTGGTAGGCATGGATCGTTAGAAGAGCTTGTGGTGAAGAATTGCAAAGGAATCAATCATCATGACTTCCTAAAGTTTGATTCTGGATGGATGAAGCTCCAGAAGTTTGAGTTTGAGAGGAAAAGAGAAAGATTTGATTGTCTTCCAGGTGATGTGATCTATGACTCCTTGTACGATGCTCACAGTATGGATGCATATGATTTCTGCTGTGAGAGCTTGAAGGATTTAAGGTTGGCGCATATTAAAACTTGGCCCGAAGTAGGACTTCGTATTCTCCTAGGGAAGTGTAAAGCATTGGAGAAGCTTTGCCTTGAGTATGTTCATGCCCTAAATGACAATGACATGATTGCATTGTCTCGGAGCTGCAGCAACCTTAAAAGCATCTTACTTAGGCTCAACCTGCAGCGCTACTCTAGTGATGTCAGCTATTGTGAAACCAGGACGTCATTTACTGATGCCAGCCTTTACGCTCTAGCCCTCAACTGTCGTATGCTTCAGATGGTTGACCTCAGCTTTACAGGATGTTCCCCTGACTGGCCATCAGAAATAGGATTCACACAGCAGGGTTTTCTGGTGCTCATTCGGTCCTGCCCGATTCGCGTTCTCGTGCTCAACAACGCCAACTTCTTTGATGACGAGGGGATGAAGGCCCTGTCATCCTCACCACATCTGGAGACGCTCGAGCTTATATTGTGTCATGCGGTAACTGATGCCGGGATGCACTTCATTGCGCACACCCCATGCTTGAGCAATCTTACACTTCGGGTGTGTCATCACATTACTGATGTTGGAGTGGCTGAACTGGGGCGTGCACATAAGTTAGAGTCTTTGGTCATTGAGTATTGTGGTGAGGTCTCTCCGCAAGCTGCGCAGGTTGTTGCCAAGTCAGTTCACTACTCCAAGGACTGTTCAGATGCCCTTATGAAGAGAATTGGTCTTGGCATCTATTGA